One genomic region from Vibrio sp. SCSIO 43137 encodes:
- a CDS encoding diguanylate cyclase domain-containing protein yields the protein MLSAFILGGVILMVFLGCLAYQTGVKKSIESTTIPLFMLNKQGGVVLRNSATQSLKFPTLFLGGVHYVCTDLAIYLKSVSEQSEFMYEFTDEASGKEFKFEGRKVWYRGQFQWLVSVRRQVDRASAEEISRHSRVLIHNVIQSLPDAIGMMDEDYRYQACNKAFTLALGIDNPDDLVGHTLEEVASKEVTEKFYYSDKKVLATGESFHIIDEVVDESGNKQWLEARKTAYTDPVTNRRGIFIFARDISEKESTKEKLTFANSTLKRLSYLDGLTELANRRYFDETLLAEWQNHVKTQMPLTVVKCDIEDFAGIIEQYGTKIAEQVIVQVARILETSMLRSEDRVYRFSGEEFVLILTNSGQESAETLIERINKSVNKRNPSKQIAALEQDIQVNLASYSSVPDKNSSVTTILNELDQAMHKLPDSASADKIHAA from the coding sequence ATGCTAAGTGCTTTTATTTTAGGCGGAGTGATCCTGATGGTTTTCCTGGGTTGCCTCGCATATCAGACAGGTGTTAAAAAATCGATAGAAAGTACCACTATCCCACTGTTTATGCTTAATAAGCAGGGAGGGGTGGTGCTTCGCAATTCTGCAACGCAGTCTCTTAAGTTTCCCACTCTTTTTCTTGGCGGCGTTCACTATGTATGTACTGATTTAGCGATTTATCTTAAATCCGTTAGTGAGCAGTCTGAGTTTATGTATGAGTTTACCGATGAAGCGAGCGGAAAAGAGTTTAAGTTCGAAGGGAGAAAGGTCTGGTATAGGGGACAGTTTCAATGGCTGGTTTCAGTAAGGCGGCAGGTCGATCGCGCTTCAGCTGAAGAGATTTCCCGTCATAGCCGGGTTCTGATTCATAATGTGATTCAGTCACTGCCTGATGCCATTGGTATGATGGATGAAGATTACCGTTATCAGGCATGCAACAAAGCTTTTACTCTGGCGCTTGGTATTGATAACCCTGACGATTTGGTCGGACATACACTTGAAGAGGTTGCCAGTAAAGAAGTAACGGAAAAGTTTTATTACTCTGATAAGAAGGTTCTGGCTACTGGTGAGTCGTTTCATATTATTGACGAAGTGGTTGATGAGAGTGGTAATAAGCAGTGGCTGGAGGCAAGAAAGACAGCCTATACAGATCCTGTCACTAACCGTAGAGGCATATTTATTTTTGCCCGTGATATCAGTGAAAAAGAGTCAACAAAAGAGAAACTTACTTTCGCAAATAGTACTCTGAAAAGGTTAAGTTATCTGGATGGCTTAACAGAGTTGGCTAATCGCCGCTATTTTGATGAGACTCTACTTGCAGAGTGGCAGAATCATGTTAAGACACAGATGCCACTCACGGTAGTTAAGTGTGATATTGAAGATTTTGCCGGCATTATCGAACAATACGGTACTAAGATTGCGGAGCAAGTGATTGTTCAGGTTGCCAGAATACTTGAGACATCTATGTTGAGATCTGAAGATAGGGTATATCGCTTTTCCGGTGAGGAGTTTGTACTGATACTGACAAACTCTGGTCAGGAAAGTGCTGAAACCCTCATTGAGCGGATAAATAAAAGCGTAAATAAGCGCAACCCGTCAAAACAGATTGCCGCGCTAGAGCAGGATATTCAGGTTAATCTGGCATCCTATAGTTCTGTCCCGGATAAAAATAGTTCTGTAACCACTATTCTTAACGAACTGGATCAGGCAATGCATAAGCTGCCAGATTCAGCTTCGGCCGATAAAATTCATGCAGCATAG
- a CDS encoding transporter substrate-binding domain-containing protein → MKKLFSAAALLVAASTPALADPILDDIKSSGELKVCFDSGYMPFEMTAKSGQYIGFDVDLGKQMARAIGVKYVPVNTAWDGIIPTLLTGKCHMIMGGMTITPMRNIQVNFADPYVIIGQSILVNPKHEGKVANYRDLNSLDFVVATKLGTTGEQAVKRYLPKAKVNLYETQSEAVLEVANGKVDAFVYDLPYNSIYNAENKGQLVHLSEPFTYEPLGWAVPQGNPDTINFLNGYLRQIKGDGTYDRIYNKWFNDDKWLKQVK, encoded by the coding sequence ATGAAAAAGCTGTTTTCTGCTGCTGCGCTGTTAGTAGCCGCTTCTACGCCCGCTCTTGCTGATCCAATTCTTGACGATATTAAAAGCAGCGGTGAACTAAAAGTCTGTTTTGATTCAGGTTATATGCCATTTGAAATGACTGCCAAAAGCGGTCAGTACATTGGCTTTGATGTTGATTTAGGTAAACAGATGGCTCGCGCAATCGGCGTGAAATATGTACCGGTAAATACTGCATGGGACGGCATTATTCCGACCCTGCTGACTGGTAAGTGTCACATGATTATGGGCGGTATGACGATTACCCCTATGCGTAACATTCAGGTGAACTTTGCTGACCCGTACGTCATTATCGGTCAGTCTATTCTTGTTAACCCTAAGCATGAAGGCAAAGTAGCCAACTATCGTGACCTGAACAGCCTTGACTTTGTTGTGGCAACTAAGCTGGGTACTACCGGCGAACAAGCGGTTAAACGTTACCTGCCAAAAGCTAAAGTTAACCTTTACGAAACTCAGTCAGAAGCTGTTCTTGAAGTTGCAAACGGCAAAGTTGATGCGTTTGTGTACGACTTACCGTACAACTCAATCTACAACGCAGAGAACAAAGGTCAACTGGTTCACCTGTCTGAACCATTCACCTATGAACCTCTGGGCTGGGCAGTCCCTCAGGGTAACCCGGACACCATTAACTTCCTGAATGGCTATCTTCGTCAAATCAAAGGTGACGGTACCTACGATCGTATCTACAACAAATGGTTTAACGACGACAAGTGGCTGAAGCAGGTTAAATAA
- a CDS encoding amino acid ABC transporter ATP-binding protein: MEHIISAIKVNKIYPNGCHALKDVSVQVDKGEVIVIVGPSGSGKSTFLRTINQLETINSGSITVDGIDMYAKSTDINKLREDVGMVFQGFNLFPHKTALGNVMLAPLKVSNRDAAEIELEAKDLLYKVGLADRMGNYPNHLSGGQQQRVAIARALAMKPNIMLFDEPTSALDPEMVGEVLDVMKDLAKEGMTMVVVTHEMGFAREVADRVLFMEDGELLVSDTPDRFFDNPANPRLKKFLSKVL; encoded by the coding sequence ATGGAACATATCATTTCTGCAATCAAGGTAAATAAAATCTATCCGAACGGCTGCCATGCACTTAAAGATGTATCTGTACAGGTGGATAAGGGAGAGGTTATCGTTATTGTCGGTCCGTCAGGCTCTGGTAAGTCAACTTTCCTGCGCACCATTAACCAACTGGAGACCATTAACAGCGGCTCAATCACCGTTGACGGCATCGATATGTATGCCAAATCAACGGATATCAACAAGCTACGTGAAGATGTAGGTATGGTTTTTCAGGGATTCAACCTTTTCCCGCATAAGACCGCCCTTGGCAACGTTATGCTGGCACCGTTAAAAGTATCCAACCGCGACGCGGCTGAAATAGAGCTGGAAGCGAAGGATTTACTGTACAAAGTGGGTCTGGCTGACAGAATGGGCAACTACCCTAACCACCTGTCCGGTGGCCAGCAACAGCGTGTTGCCATTGCCCGGGCACTGGCAATGAAACCCAACATCATGTTATTTGATGAACCAACTTCCGCTCTGGATCCGGAAATGGTCGGTGAAGTGCTGGATGTAATGAAAGATCTCGCCAAAGAAGGTATGACTATGGTGGTGGTGACCCATGAAATGGGCTTTGCCCGCGAAGTAGCCGACCGGGTACTGTTTATGGAAGATGGTGAACTGCTGGTTTCAGATACACCGGATCGTTTCTTCGATAACCCGGCCAACCCGAGGCTGAAAAAGTTTTTATCTAAGGTTTTATAG
- a CDS encoding DEAD/DEAH box helicase, translating to MQDSEIKFSDLELNDALLSALDEMGFVSPTPIQSASIPFLLEGRDALGKAQTGTGKTAAFSLPILNKIDIKQYKPQTIVLAPTRELAIQVAAEIKNLGRNVKGLKVLEIYGGASIVDQMRALKSGAHIVVGTPGRVQDLINRDRLHLDEVNTFVLDEADEMLNMGFVDDVTAIMEHAPESAQRVLFSATMPPMLKKIVDRFLRDPARIDVAGSNHTVEKVEQQFWVVKGVEKDEAMTRLLETEETDASIVFVRTRQDTERLADYLSARGFKVAALHGDIPQSLRERTVDHIKKGVIDILVATDVVARGLDVPRITHVFNYDIPFDVESYIHRIGRTGRAGRKGKAILLVRTNQIRMLRTIERVTRSSMEEIQLPLRDKVAEARLEKLGAELEGEKENASLENFAELVGKLQETLEIDATTLAAMLLKRAQGKRPLFYKGPDPMIAAIERDKQRRKERRESGRDGRDGRRGEGRSFGGSTQDWDTYQLQVGREQGVQVKDIVGALANELGLTKGSIGAIKLAQGHTFVQLPKAMNSDTAGKLRKLRIRQKEVGAVVCDFDDFRESRGRREGGRRDGGRRDGGYRGNRDGNRDGNREGNRGGYRGNRDGERRFDRNRGGDHRGNYRGERGHGRSENRGNRSRAEA from the coding sequence ATGCAAGATTCCGAAATTAAATTCAGCGACTTAGAGCTGAATGACGCCCTATTGTCTGCACTTGATGAAATGGGCTTTGTGTCTCCTACTCCTATCCAGTCTGCTTCTATTCCGTTTCTTCTGGAAGGTCGCGATGCACTAGGTAAAGCGCAAACAGGTACAGGTAAAACTGCCGCCTTCTCTCTGCCGATTCTGAACAAGATCGATATCAAGCAGTACAAGCCTCAGACCATTGTTCTGGCTCCGACCCGTGAGCTGGCGATTCAGGTTGCTGCAGAAATTAAAAACCTTGGCCGTAATGTTAAAGGTCTTAAGGTTCTTGAGATCTACGGTGGTGCTTCTATCGTTGATCAAATGCGCGCCCTTAAATCTGGTGCTCACATTGTTGTTGGTACTCCGGGTCGTGTGCAAGACCTGATTAATCGTGATCGCCTGCATCTGGACGAAGTAAATACGTTTGTTCTGGATGAAGCCGATGAAATGCTGAACATGGGTTTTGTGGACGATGTTACTGCGATTATGGAGCACGCTCCTGAGTCTGCCCAACGCGTACTGTTCTCAGCAACTATGCCTCCGATGCTTAAAAAGATTGTTGACCGCTTCCTGCGTGATCCAGCGCGTATTGACGTTGCCGGTAGTAATCACACAGTAGAGAAAGTAGAGCAGCAGTTCTGGGTAGTTAAAGGCGTAGAAAAAGACGAAGCAATGACTCGTCTGCTGGAAACCGAAGAGACAGATGCTTCAATTGTATTCGTACGTACCCGTCAGGACACTGAGCGTCTGGCAGATTACCTTTCTGCCCGTGGCTTTAAAGTTGCTGCCCTTCACGGTGATATTCCTCAGTCACTTCGTGAGCGTACTGTTGATCACATCAAAAAAGGTGTTATCGATATTCTGGTTGCAACGGATGTTGTTGCCCGTGGTCTTGATGTGCCGCGTATCACACACGTATTTAACTACGATATTCCTTTCGACGTTGAATCTTATATTCACCGTATTGGCCGTACTGGCCGTGCCGGTCGTAAAGGTAAAGCGATCCTGTTGGTTCGTACCAACCAGATCCGTATGCTGCGCACCATTGAGCGTGTTACTCGTTCAAGCATGGAAGAGATTCAGCTTCCTCTGCGTGACAAAGTAGCAGAAGCCCGCCTTGAGAAACTGGGTGCTGAGCTGGAAGGTGAGAAAGAGAACGCCTCTCTTGAGAACTTTGCTGAGCTGGTAGGTAAGCTTCAGGAAACTCTGGAAATTGATGCAACAACTCTTGCTGCAATGCTGCTTAAGCGAGCACAAGGTAAGCGTCCTCTGTTCTACAAAGGTCCTGATCCTATGATTGCTGCTATTGAGCGTGATAAGCAACGTCGTAAAGAGCGTCGCGAATCAGGTCGTGATGGCCGTGATGGTCGTCGTGGTGAAGGTCGCAGCTTTGGTGGTTCAACTCAGGATTGGGATACTTATCAGCTTCAGGTTGGCCGTGAGCAGGGTGTTCAGGTTAAAGATATCGTTGGCGCACTGGCAAACGAACTGGGTCTGACCAAAGGTTCAATCGGTGCTATTAAACTGGCACAAGGCCACACTTTTGTTCAGCTGCCAAAAGCGATGAACTCTGATACTGCAGGTAAGCTGCGTAAGCTACGTATCCGTCAGAAAGAAGTAGGTGCAGTAGTATGTGACTTTGATGATTTCCGTGAGTCTCGTGGTCGCCGTGAAGGTGGCAGACGTGACGGTGGTCGTCGTGATGGTGGTTACCGTGGCAATCGTGATGGTAACCGTGATGGTAATCGCGAAGGAAATCGTGGTGGTTATCGTGGCAACCGTGACGGTGAGCGTCGCTTCGACAGAAACCGTGGTGGTGACCATCGTGGTAATTACCGTGGCGAACGTGGCCATGGCCGTAGCGAAAACCGCGGCAACCGCAGCAGAGCGGAAGCGTAA
- a CDS encoding helix-turn-helix transcriptional regulator encodes MSRITIYKHEVFVARKRDRYPVTQCGVIFVREGSLTYKTRSDDIHHLRAGEFTIYHSDQLRNLESFADNGHFLADVITFEPSLFRQFCETCSAHNELKADAEESVYALGSEHNIAMQTLQLLIEAKEANQSSELTLEALAQALLFEIIHVAPGLQPIVRSACNQSTAQKVIGFIELNIENDVSLDMTAHFLGISIATLKRRLAAEDLSFSQILKVKRVNHAATKLRLSNKSIAQIAFESGFKSAAHFSTAFKGVQGMTPKEFRQHITQK; translated from the coding sequence ATGTCAAGAATAACAATCTATAAGCATGAAGTATTTGTTGCCCGGAAGAGAGATCGTTACCCCGTAACGCAATGCGGTGTTATTTTTGTCCGGGAAGGGTCATTAACCTATAAGACTCGCAGTGATGACATCCATCATCTAAGAGCGGGTGAATTTACTATCTACCACTCAGATCAACTCAGAAATCTGGAATCTTTTGCTGACAACGGCCATTTTCTGGCCGATGTGATCACTTTTGAACCAAGCCTGTTCCGGCAGTTTTGCGAAACCTGTTCAGCTCATAATGAACTTAAAGCTGATGCAGAAGAGAGTGTTTACGCTTTAGGTAGCGAACATAACATCGCAATGCAGACTCTTCAATTGTTAATTGAAGCCAAAGAGGCAAACCAAAGTTCTGAGTTAACACTGGAGGCACTGGCACAAGCTCTGTTGTTTGAGATTATCCATGTTGCACCGGGTCTTCAGCCTATTGTCCGTAGCGCATGTAATCAAAGTACTGCTCAGAAGGTTATTGGTTTTATCGAGCTCAATATCGAAAACGATGTTTCACTGGATATGACGGCTCACTTCCTTGGCATCTCTATCGCCACACTAAAACGCCGCTTAGCGGCTGAAGATCTTAGCTTCTCGCAGATACTTAAAGTTAAACGGGTAAACCACGCGGCTACGAAACTGCGTTTATCCAATAAATCCATTGCTCAAATCGCATTTGAATCCGGATTTAAGAGTGCAGCCCACTTCAGTACTGCATTTAAGGGGGTTCAGGGAATGACGCCAAAAGAGTTCCGTCAGCATATCACCCAGAAATAA
- a CDS encoding acetate/propionate family kinase, translating to MSNNFVLVINSGSSSLKFAVIDVQTGDAVLSGLGECFGLEDARMGWKFQGEKSEVAITEDGSHHQAAIAKLVNLVSELGLTESIVAVGHRVVHGGETFTKSVLIDEKVIADIEAVQDLAPLHNPANILGIKAALEAFPSLPQVAVFDTAFHQTMPEKAFTGAISNKLYKEYAIRRYGFHGTSHYYVSREAAKMLDKPIEQSSFISVHLGNGASVCAISNGKSVDTSMGFTPLAGLMMGTRCGDLDPGIIEFLMKKGWTQEQIFDELNKNSGFLGVSGLTSDARGILEAMEEGHQGAKLAFEVFTYRVAKYIGSYMIPLDSLDGIIFTGGIGENSLPIRREILSYLNLFGYKEDCAANEAARFGNSGIITEENSPIAMVIPTNEELVIAQDAVALI from the coding sequence ATGTCAAACAACTTCGTGCTGGTAATTAACTCAGGAAGTTCATCATTGAAGTTCGCTGTAATCGATGTGCAAACAGGTGATGCAGTATTAAGTGGGTTAGGTGAATGTTTTGGCCTTGAAGACGCACGTATGGGCTGGAAATTTCAAGGAGAAAAGTCAGAAGTTGCTATCACAGAAGATGGGAGCCACCATCAGGCAGCAATCGCCAAACTGGTTAATCTGGTTAGCGAGCTGGGACTGACAGAGAGCATTGTTGCTGTCGGCCACAGGGTAGTTCATGGTGGAGAGACTTTCACTAAATCCGTACTTATTGATGAGAAGGTTATTGCCGATATTGAGGCTGTTCAGGATCTTGCACCGCTCCACAACCCGGCTAATATTCTTGGTATTAAGGCCGCTCTGGAGGCATTTCCTTCTCTACCACAGGTTGCTGTATTTGATACGGCATTCCATCAGACCATGCCTGAGAAAGCCTTTACCGGTGCTATCTCTAACAAGCTTTACAAAGAGTATGCTATCCGTCGCTACGGTTTCCACGGAACCAGCCATTACTATGTAAGCCGCGAAGCTGCCAAGATGCTGGACAAGCCGATTGAACAGTCAAGTTTTATCTCTGTTCACTTAGGTAACGGTGCTTCAGTTTGTGCCATCAGCAATGGTAAGAGCGTAGATACGTCTATGGGCTTTACGCCACTTGCTGGTCTGATGATGGGCACACGTTGTGGTGACCTTGACCCGGGTATCATTGAGTTCCTGATGAAGAAAGGCTGGACGCAGGAGCAGATTTTTGACGAGCTGAACAAGAACTCAGGCTTCCTGGGTGTGTCCGGTTTAACCAGCGATGCACGCGGTATTCTTGAAGCAATGGAAGAGGGCCATCAGGGTGCCAAGCTGGCGTTTGAGGTATTTACCTACCGTGTAGCTAAATATATCGGCTCTTACATGATCCCGCTGGATAGCCTTGACGGTATCATCTTTACCGGTGGCATTGGTGAAAACTCGCTACCGATTCGCCGCGAAATTCTGAGCTACCTGAACCTGTTCGGCTACAAAGAAGACTGCGCAGCAAACGAAGCGGCACGATTTGGTAACAGTGGCATTATCACAGAAGAGAACAGCCCTATTGCTATGGTTATCCCGACCAATGAAGAGCTGGTTATCGCACAGGATGCTGTTGCGCTGATTTAA
- a CDS encoding substrate-binding periplasmic protein — protein sequence MNVRLRKLILFALLIGYSATGFALGSLTYFTEEYPPYKFTENGKITGIAVDLLRKASKEVDAEVSMKAIKLYPWARDYRIVLNTPDTVLFSTGRTRQREKLFKWAGPIGDTRIVVLAKKSNNIVINTPEDLAEYSIGVVLDDIGEQLVLEAGASQNRIEYANTAVPLARMLFHDRIQLWSYEEKVALWSTEKAGIDPNAFEVVYVLQTVSLYYAFNHDIDDSLVQRLQKGIDLLKIKKEGETSSEYDKIVSRYIHWQ from the coding sequence GTGAACGTTAGACTAAGAAAACTGATTCTATTTGCGTTATTAATTGGTTATTCCGCTACGGGCTTTGCTTTGGGTAGCCTTACCTACTTTACTGAAGAGTACCCGCCCTATAAATTTACTGAAAACGGCAAAATCACTGGCATTGCTGTCGATCTGCTGCGCAAAGCCAGTAAAGAAGTCGATGCAGAAGTCAGTATGAAGGCGATAAAGCTCTACCCCTGGGCCCGCGACTACCGCATTGTTCTCAATACTCCGGATACCGTCCTTTTTTCTACCGGAAGAACCCGGCAAAGAGAGAAGTTGTTCAAATGGGCGGGGCCTATAGGCGACACCCGGATTGTTGTATTGGCTAAGAAGTCCAACAATATTGTTATTAATACCCCTGAAGATCTTGCTGAGTATTCTATCGGGGTTGTACTCGACGATATTGGCGAACAGCTTGTGCTTGAAGCCGGCGCCTCGCAAAACAGGATAGAATACGCCAACACAGCAGTCCCCCTTGCCAGAATGCTTTTTCATGACCGCATTCAACTCTGGTCCTACGAAGAAAAAGTCGCCCTTTGGTCAACAGAAAAAGCCGGTATAGACCCTAACGCTTTTGAAGTGGTTTATGTGTTACAGACCGTCAGCCTCTACTACGCCTTTAACCATGATATAGATGACAGCCTTGTACAGCGGTTACAAAAAGGCATCGACCTGCTTAAGATTAAAAAAGAGGGCGAGACAAGCTCTGAGTATGACAAAATCGTATCCCGTTATATCCACTGGCAATAA
- a CDS encoding amino acid ABC transporter permease, whose translation MQTNIKSLIWNAVFVLVLLSICGLIYLSGKRIDYNWNWERVVPYIATNAASSITAPEDGNIVLTANNQLALENLSGDIVVDLSKYDSVDVYEGDLIFEGDTLATIEEWRIGPILEGVIVTIKISLWSLAIALALGLIIGLMRISSNPALKKLSVVYIEIIRGTPLLVQIFIVYFFIGTVLDLERFTAGVIALSVFTAAYVAEIVRSGIQSIPKGQMEAARSLGMNYPKAMIYVILPQAFKQTLPPLAGQFINLIKDSSLVSVISITDLTKAGREVVSGSFAPFEVWFTVAALYLILTSSLSWAIQALEKKLAASD comes from the coding sequence ATGCAAACGAATATTAAATCCCTGATTTGGAATGCTGTTTTTGTTCTTGTTTTGCTCTCAATTTGCGGACTGATTTACCTGTCTGGCAAGCGAATTGACTATAACTGGAATTGGGAACGTGTCGTACCATATATAGCCACAAATGCAGCATCTTCCATTACTGCACCGGAAGATGGCAACATTGTTTTGACTGCAAACAACCAGCTGGCTTTAGAAAACCTAAGTGGTGACATTGTCGTCGACCTGAGCAAGTACGACTCTGTAGATGTTTATGAAGGCGACCTTATCTTTGAAGGCGACACCCTTGCAACAATTGAAGAGTGGCGTATCGGGCCAATTCTTGAAGGGGTGATTGTCACCATCAAGATTTCTCTCTGGTCACTAGCTATCGCACTGGCGTTAGGCCTTATTATCGGCTTAATGCGGATTTCAAGTAATCCGGCATTAAAGAAACTCTCAGTAGTTTATATCGAGATCATTCGCGGTACCCCACTTCTTGTACAGATCTTTATTGTCTATTTCTTTATCGGCACCGTATTAGATTTAGAGCGTTTTACCGCTGGTGTTATCGCCCTTTCTGTCTTCACTGCTGCCTATGTTGCAGAGATTGTCCGCTCCGGTATTCAGTCCATTCCGAAAGGACAGATGGAAGCCGCCCGCTCACTGGGTATGAACTACCCTAAAGCGATGATTTACGTCATTTTACCTCAGGCATTTAAGCAGACATTGCCTCCACTTGCCGGACAGTTTATTAACCTGATTAAAGACTCCTCTCTGGTTTCGGTTATTTCCATTACCGATCTGACTAAGGCCGGTCGTGAAGTGGTCAGCGGTAGCTTTGCTCCATTTGAAGTGTGGTTCACGGTTGCAGCACTTTACCTGATCCTGACCAGTAGCCTGTCATGGGCAATTCAGGCACTTGAAAAGAAACTTGCGGCAAGCGATTAA
- the rnb gene encoding exoribonuclease II produces the protein MFQDNPLLAQLKQQIKESIPKKEGTVKATDKGFGFLEVDSKHSFFIPPPYMKKCLHGDKVVALIRTENEKEVAEPDELIEHNLERFIGRVKMFKGRLNVVPDIPQLKRASLKAKARKGLNPETLAEGDWVVAHLVRHPLNGDNSFFVEISEKITDANDKIAPWWVTLAQNDLPNSEPAGIVNWQIKDDADLQRVDMTDVPFVTIDGESTKDMDDALYAKRKQNGDFELTIAIADPTAYISADDDMDKVARERGFTIYLPGRNIPMLPRDLADNLCSLIEGEERPALCCTVSVKQDGTIEDDIRFFAANIKSHARLAYDHVSDWLEAGESTNWQPDETIAQVVTDLSEFSKTRIEWRQTNAVVFPDRPDYRFELSEDNDVIAIHADKRRSANRLVEEAMVTANICAGKVLDSSLAIGVFNTHSGFKNEKIKDVVELVNPDSSLPFTEESVATLEGFSELRRWLNDQETSYLDNRIRKYQAYSEIGNSAAPHFAMGLDVYATWTSPIRKYGDMVNHRLLKAHILNKEPEQKPDDSVGEELSLHRKHHKIAERNVADWLYARTLKDEPKNKTLFNGEIFDINRPGMRVRLIENGATAFVPSSLILEDKQRIECNGEAGTVSIDNDHVYKLGDVVELILTEVHVENRNIVAKPAKSFANSAITTEDS, from the coding sequence ATGTTTCAAGACAATCCTCTATTAGCCCAGCTCAAGCAGCAAATCAAAGAGAGCATTCCTAAAAAAGAAGGTACTGTTAAAGCAACAGACAAAGGTTTTGGTTTTCTGGAAGTCGACAGTAAGCATAGCTTCTTTATCCCGCCGCCGTATATGAAGAAATGCCTTCACGGCGATAAAGTTGTCGCCCTTATCCGTACTGAAAATGAAAAAGAGGTTGCTGAACCAGACGAGCTGATAGAACACAATCTAGAGAGATTTATAGGCCGGGTAAAAATGTTTAAAGGCCGGCTGAATGTGGTACCTGATATCCCTCAGCTTAAGCGTGCTTCCCTGAAGGCTAAGGCTCGTAAAGGTCTTAACCCGGAGACTCTGGCTGAAGGTGACTGGGTTGTTGCTCACCTTGTTCGTCACCCCTTAAATGGTGATAACAGCTTCTTTGTTGAAATCAGTGAAAAAATCACTGACGCCAATGACAAAATCGCTCCATGGTGGGTAACACTGGCGCAGAATGATCTGCCAAACAGTGAACCGGCAGGTATTGTTAACTGGCAGATCAAGGATGACGCTGATCTGCAGCGTGTTGATATGACGGATGTTCCTTTTGTTACTATCGATGGTGAGTCCACCAAAGATATGGATGATGCCCTTTACGCAAAACGCAAACAGAATGGTGACTTTGAGCTGACCATTGCGATTGCTGATCCAACAGCGTATATCTCAGCTGATGATGATATGGATAAAGTGGCGCGTGAGCGGGGCTTCACCATTTACCTTCCGGGTCGCAATATTCCGATGCTACCAAGAGATCTGGCAGATAACCTCTGCTCCCTGATTGAAGGTGAAGAGCGCCCTGCCCTATGTTGTACTGTTTCTGTTAAGCAAGACGGTACAATAGAAGATGATATCCGCTTCTTCGCAGCTAATATTAAATCCCATGCCCGTCTAGCTTACGATCACGTATCTGACTGGCTGGAAGCCGGCGAGAGCACAAACTGGCAACCAGACGAAACTATCGCTCAGGTCGTTACTGATTTGTCTGAGTTCTCCAAAACCCGTATTGAGTGGCGTCAAACCAATGCCGTGGTTTTCCCTGACCGTCCGGACTATCGTTTTGAACTAAGTGAAGATAACGACGTTATCGCCATTCATGCCGACAAACGACGCAGTGCAAACCGGTTGGTAGAAGAGGCCATGGTGACTGCCAATATCTGTGCCGGCAAAGTATTGGACAGCAGCTTAGCCATTGGGGTTTTTAATACTCACTCAGGCTTTAAAAACGAGAAGATTAAAGACGTGGTAGAACTGGTTAATCCTGATAGCAGCTTACCTTTTACCGAAGAATCCGTCGCAACACTGGAAGGCTTCAGTGAATTACGCCGTTGGCTGAATGATCAGGAAACCAGCTATCTGGATAATCGCATCAGAAAATATCAGGCATATAGCGAAATTGGCAACAGTGCAGCACCTCATTTTGCTATGGGACTGGATGTGTATGCCACATGGACCTCACCGATCAGAAAATACGGTGATATGGTCAACCACAGGCTACTTAAAGCTCATATCTTAAACAAAGAGCCAGAGCAAAAACCGGATGACAGTGTCGGTGAGGAGCTCTCATTACATCGTAAACATCACAAAATTGCTGAAAGAAATGTCGCCGACTGGCTTTATGCCCGTACACTCAAAGATGAGCCGAAGAACAAGACGCTATTCAATGGTGAGATATTTGATATCAACCGGCCGGGAATGCGCGTTCGTCTGATTGAAAACGGCGCGACAGCGTTTGTTCCAAGTTCTCTGATACTCGAGGATAAACAACGAATTGAGTGTAATGGGGAGGCAGGGACAGTATCTATCGACAATGATCACGTTTACAAATTAGGCGATGTGGTAGAACTGATACTCACCGAAGTGCATGTTGAAAATCGCAACATTGTCGCAAAACCTGCAAAAAGTTTTGCTAACTCAGCCATTACTACAGAAGATAGCTAG